In the Gymnodinialimonas sp. 202GB13-11 genome, one interval contains:
- the typA gene encoding translational GTPase TypA, which produces MDLRNIAIIAHVDHGKTTLVDELLKQSGAFRENQAVAERAMDSNDLERERGITIFAKPTSVEWKGTRINIVDTPGHADFGGEVERILSMVDGVVLLVDAAEGPMPQTKFVTSKALALGLRPIVVLNKVDKPDAEPDRALDEVFDLFANLDANEDQLDFPHMYASGRSGWADHELDGPRKDLHALFNLIVNHVAPPKQIAKQDDDFRMLATTLGADAFVGRLLTGRVESGRLKVGQTVQTLSRLGEKVEQFRVTRIQAFRGLAQQDIDEALAGDIVSIAGMTKSTVADTICALAVDEPLEAQPIDPPTITVTFGINDSPLAGRDGKKVQSRVIRERLMKEAESNVAIKISDTPGGEAFEVAGRGELQMGVLIENMRREGFELSISRPQVLFREIDGVRHEPVEEVTIDVDDDYSGAVIEKLTGARKGELVEMKPAGAGKTRIIAHVPSRGLIGYHGEFLTDTRGTGVLNRVFHEWAPHKGAIPGRRQGVLISMENGSSVAFALWNLEDRGKMFIGAQAPVYTGMIIGEHSRDNDLEVNPLKGKKLTNVRASGTDEAVKLTTPVTMSLEQAIAYIDDDELVEVTPNAVRLRKRYLDPHERKRQARAG; this is translated from the coding sequence ATGGACCTCCGCAATATCGCGATCATCGCGCACGTTGACCACGGCAAGACCACGCTTGTGGACGAGCTTCTCAAGCAATCCGGCGCGTTCCGCGAAAATCAGGCTGTCGCCGAACGTGCGATGGATTCCAACGATCTTGAGCGTGAACGCGGTATCACGATTTTCGCCAAGCCCACCTCCGTCGAGTGGAAGGGCACGCGGATCAACATCGTGGATACGCCCGGCCACGCCGATTTCGGCGGTGAGGTTGAGCGGATCTTGAGCATGGTCGATGGCGTTGTGCTGCTGGTCGATGCCGCTGAAGGCCCAATGCCCCAGACCAAATTCGTGACCTCGAAGGCGCTTGCTCTAGGCCTGCGCCCCATCGTGGTGCTGAACAAGGTCGACAAACCAGATGCCGAGCCTGACCGCGCGCTGGACGAAGTCTTTGATCTGTTTGCAAATCTCGACGCCAACGAAGATCAGCTCGACTTCCCGCATATGTACGCGTCGGGCCGCTCCGGTTGGGCCGACCATGAGCTCGACGGGCCGCGCAAGGACCTCCACGCGCTGTTCAACCTGATCGTGAACCACGTCGCCCCGCCGAAGCAGATCGCTAAGCAGGACGATGACTTCCGGATGCTCGCCACAACCCTCGGCGCGGATGCCTTTGTGGGGCGCTTGCTGACGGGCCGTGTGGAGTCGGGCCGCCTTAAGGTCGGCCAAACCGTGCAAACGCTCTCTCGCCTCGGCGAAAAGGTTGAGCAATTCCGCGTCACGCGCATTCAGGCCTTCCGTGGCCTTGCGCAGCAGGACATCGATGAGGCCCTTGCCGGTGACATCGTCTCCATCGCGGGCATGACGAAATCCACCGTCGCCGACACGATCTGCGCGCTCGCCGTGGATGAGCCGCTGGAAGCGCAACCCATTGACCCGCCCACCATCACTGTGACCTTCGGCATCAACGACAGCCCGCTGGCGGGCCGCGACGGCAAGAAGGTACAAAGCCGTGTGATCCGCGAACGCCTGATGAAAGAGGCGGAGAGCAACGTCGCCATTAAAATCAGCGACACGCCGGGTGGGGAGGCCTTTGAGGTTGCCGGGCGCGGCGAATTGCAGATGGGCGTTTTGATCGAGAATATGCGGCGCGAGGGCTTTGAACTCAGCATCTCTCGTCCGCAGGTCTTGTTCCGCGAGATCGACGGGGTTCGCCATGAGCCAGTCGAAGAAGTCACCATCGACGTCGACGACGACTACTCCGGCGCGGTGATCGAAAAACTGACCGGTGCGCGCAAGGGTGAGCTGGTGGAGATGAAACCGGCGGGCGCAGGTAAGACGCGGATCATCGCGCATGTCCCCTCTCGCGGACTGATCGGATACCACGGCGAATTCCTGACAGACACGCGCGGCACCGGCGTTTTGAACCGCGTGTTCCACGAATGGGCCCCGCACAAGGGTGCCATTCCGGGCCGTCGTCAGGGTGTGCTGATCTCCATGGAAAACGGCTCCTCCGTTGCGTTCGCGCTGTGGAACCTGGAAGATCGCGGCAAGATGTTCATTGGCGCGCAGGCCCCGGTTTATACCGGCATGATCATCGGTGAGCATTCCCGCGACAACGATCTGGAAGTGAACCCGCTGAAAGGCAAAAAGCTGACCAACGTGCGGGCGAGCGGAACGGATGAAGCGGTGAAGCTGACCACACCCGTTACGATGTCGCTCGAGCAGGCGATTGCCTATATCGACGATGATGAACTGGTTGAGGTCACGCCAAACGCAGTGCGGCTGCGCAAACGCTACCTCGATCCCCATGAACGGAAGCGTCAGGCGCGGGCGGGGTAA
- the cysE gene encoding serine O-acetyltransferase, translating into MARTQSHVTEVDPVWRRITDEASSAISDEPLLGGLVHACVLHHPTLENALAYRVAQKLASSEMSEQLLREIADEAFATDPALGAQARADIVAVYDRDPACHRFLQPLMYFKGFQAITAYRVGHWLWRTGRKDLSYFIQMRVSEVFGVDIHPGARVGQGIMIDHAHSIVIGETAVVGDNVSMLHSVTLGGTGKEEEDRHPKIGNGVLIGAGAKVLGNIEVGHCSRIAAGSVVLEAVPPMKTVAGVPAKIVGEAGCAQPSLTMDHLFGGSATEL; encoded by the coding sequence ATGGCCCGCACGCAATCCCATGTAACCGAAGTCGATCCGGTTTGGCGTCGGATCACCGATGAGGCATCCTCTGCCATTTCCGACGAGCCACTGCTCGGCGGTCTGGTCCATGCCTGCGTGCTGCACCATCCCACATTAGAGAATGCACTCGCCTATCGCGTGGCGCAAAAGCTGGCATCGTCCGAGATGTCCGAACAGCTTTTGCGCGAGATCGCGGATGAGGCCTTTGCGACGGACCCGGCCCTTGGTGCGCAGGCCCGTGCCGACATCGTGGCCGTTTACGACCGCGACCCGGCCTGCCACCGCTTCCTGCAACCCTTGATGTATTTCAAGGGCTTCCAGGCGATCACGGCCTACCGCGTCGGCCATTGGCTTTGGCGGACAGGCCGTAAGGACCTTTCCTACTTCATCCAGATGCGCGTCTCCGAGGTCTTTGGTGTCGACATCCACCCCGGTGCCCGTGTGGGGCAGGGGATCATGATCGACCATGCCCATTCCATCGTCATCGGTGAGACTGCGGTGGTGGGTGACAACGTATCTATGCTGCATTCCGTGACGCTTGGCGGTACTGGCAAGGAAGAGGAAGACCGCCACCCGAAAATCGGCAATGGCGTTCTTATCGGTGCGGGCGCGAAGGTGCTTGGGAATATCGAGGTCGGCCATTGCTCGCGCATTGCCGCCGGGTCGGTCGTGTTGGAAGCCGTACCGCCGATGAAAACGGTCGCCGGTGTGCCCGCCAAGATCGTAGGCGAGGCCGGCTGCGCGCAGCCGTCGCTTACGATGGATCACCTGTTTGGTGGTAGCGCGACTGAGCTTTGA
- a CDS encoding DUF2793 domain-containing protein — protein sequence MTETANLALPLLAPAQAQKHVTVNEALVRLDGVTQLRLTSVTETTPPAAIDGLAYAVPTGAVNAWSGQEGNVAVASGGGWVFVTPSRGWQALVMDAGALAIFDGAAWRVGAVTMTPNGASVAMRSVEVDVTLTAGASVTTPVLFPARSIAYGVTGRVITAITGAVSSWDLGVTGDLQRFGSGLGLPLNSWVNGPGAPQVFWSPTALEITAQGGDFAGGTIRLVAHYAELSLPDPV from the coding sequence ATGACTGAGACCGCAAATCTGGCCCTCCCGCTGCTGGCCCCGGCGCAAGCGCAAAAGCACGTGACGGTGAACGAGGCGCTGGTGCGTCTGGATGGCGTAACGCAGTTGCGCCTGACCTCGGTGACAGAAACGACACCGCCCGCAGCCATTGACGGGCTGGCCTATGCCGTGCCCACCGGTGCCGTGAATGCATGGTCAGGGCAGGAGGGGAATGTCGCCGTCGCCTCGGGCGGCGGTTGGGTCTTCGTGACGCCGTCGCGCGGCTGGCAGGCGCTGGTGATGGATGCCGGGGCGCTGGCCATTTTTGATGGGGCGGCGTGGCGCGTTGGCGCCGTGACGATGACGCCAAATGGTGCGTCGGTTGCGATGAGATCGGTTGAAGTCGATGTGACCCTCACCGCAGGCGCGAGCGTCACGACGCCCGTTCTTTTCCCAGCACGTTCAATTGCTTATGGCGTGACGGGCCGCGTGATCACGGCGATCACCGGTGCGGTTTCCTCATGGGATCTGGGCGTTACCGGCGATTTGCAGCGCTTTGGCTCTGGCCTCGGGCTGCCGCTCAACTCCTGGGTCAACGGCCCTGGTGCGCCGCAGGTCTTCTGGTCGCCAACGGCGCTGGAAATCACGGCGCAGGGCGGCGATTTTGCGGGCGGTACGATCCGCCTCGTGGCTCATTACGCGGAGCTGTCGCTGCCGGATCCAGTGTGA
- a CDS encoding baseplate multidomain protein megatron, with the protein MATILLSAAGAAVGGLVQAPILGMTGAVLGRAAGATLGRVIDQRLLGTGSQPIETGRTDRLRITGAGEGAPIAQLYGRMRLGGHVVWSTQFLERSRTTGGGKGAPQQPKTTTYSYSISLAVALCEGEIARVGRIWADGVEIDRESVTWRLYKGTQDQMPDPLLEAVEGAGNVPAYRGTAYVVFEDLDLTPYGNRVPQFAFEVVRAAKPMAPHVPAAAEAVQALALMPGTGEYALATTPVSMRYGLTRGEAVNVSAEGGSTDFVQSLEQARETLPNLKSLSLIYSWFGDDLRVCQCLVKPKVEQTSFDGQGMPWRAGGITRSSAEAIARVDDRPVYGGTPADTSVIQAIQAIAEGGQQVTFYPFLLMEILEGNGLPDPWGGSEQAALPWRGRMTGDLAPGQAGSPDGTAANRTAVEAFFGTAKASHFGVFSGGVTYSGPNEWSYSRFILHGAALCAAAGGVEAFCIGSEMRSLTQMRDDEGFPAVEKLIALAAEVRVLLPNAKITYAADWSEYFGYRPQDGSDDAFFHLDALWADNNIDVIAIDNYMPLSDWREGVDHLDYGNGPLHALGQLKSNIEGGEGYDWYYSGSEARLSQRRTKIEDSQGEDWLFRHKDLRNWWTNEHYNRVGGIRPHNLLPHSNSFSILPWRYQVGANVDADVAPGPFDSFADRLNIGVHPLSAARQTVECEAGTYTMSIWVKAENGAEPFRMFTYSVADHIQYSPEFIATDTWQRFEHSFAVTVDTNFHIGNAIDGAIRSILVWGAQVEAGYAPASPYFETGDKPQPLEATPWVPKSKPIWFTEFGCAAIDKATNQPNKFLDPKSSESDIPYFSNGRRDDVIQAQYLRAVMDYWAEDGRNPRSDQYDGAMLDMSRAHAWAWDARPWPAFPNDLDRWTDGANWKRGHWLTGRLDAQPLDLVVAEICERAGLTHYDVSALYGLVRGHVSAQTETARARLQSLMMAYGFQAVERDGKLVFLPLPDAPAKVIDAPETARDDDGEGGFTRTRAPEAETVGRLRIGFAEAEGSYGDKVAEAVFPGDGADQVNDVDLPLALTSAEGQGMAERWLAEGRVAQDTLRFALPPSDRALGAGALVATEDGHTWRVDRVEDRGYRQIEASRVEPSTVIPSDEVEEAVRVEPFVPPLPVTPVFMDLPLLTGDEVEHAPHLAVAASPWPGSAAVYSAPGTDGFALNKIVEQPAIIGTLQTPLFKQKSGLWDRSGLLRVELETGALSSAEMASVLAGANAAAIGSGEDDVWEVIQFAEATLVGPGTWDIGMRLRGQLGTDGVMPEVWPEGSIFVLLDAAVTQVDLPSSARGLVRTWRVGPSRRAVDDASYTEKSIAFQGIGLRPYSPVHLRAPRDGSARQVSWIRRSRIDADSWGGTDVPLGEASEQYILRVVDAGAIRREEILTTPAFTYTDAMRTTDGTQSTYSIGVAQVSERFGAGPFARTEIND; encoded by the coding sequence ATGGCAACCATTCTTCTATCTGCCGCCGGTGCTGCGGTGGGCGGCCTTGTGCAGGCGCCGATCCTTGGCATGACAGGGGCCGTTCTGGGCCGTGCTGCGGGCGCAACCCTCGGCCGTGTTATTGACCAACGGCTTCTGGGAACCGGAAGCCAACCGATTGAAACGGGCCGCACCGACCGTCTTCGGATCACCGGGGCTGGTGAGGGCGCGCCGATTGCGCAGCTTTATGGGCGTATGCGCCTGGGCGGCCATGTGGTTTGGTCCACGCAATTTCTTGAGCGGTCGCGAACCACGGGCGGCGGCAAGGGTGCGCCGCAACAGCCAAAGACAACCACCTACTCCTATTCGATCAGCCTCGCCGTTGCCTTGTGCGAGGGTGAGATTGCGCGCGTCGGCCGTATCTGGGCCGATGGCGTGGAGATTGACCGCGAAAGCGTCACTTGGCGGCTTTACAAGGGCACCCAGGATCAGATGCCAGACCCGCTGTTGGAGGCGGTTGAAGGGGCGGGAAATGTCCCGGCCTATCGCGGCACCGCCTATGTCGTGTTCGAAGATCTGGACCTGACGCCGTACGGCAACCGCGTACCGCAATTCGCTTTTGAGGTTGTGCGTGCCGCCAAGCCAATGGCACCGCATGTGCCCGCCGCTGCGGAAGCTGTGCAGGCGTTGGCTCTGATGCCCGGCACTGGCGAATACGCGCTGGCCACGACGCCCGTTTCGATGCGCTACGGGCTAACCCGCGGCGAAGCCGTGAACGTGAGTGCGGAGGGCGGGTCCACCGACTTTGTGCAATCGTTGGAACAGGCCCGAGAAACTCTGCCCAACCTGAAATCGCTGTCGCTGATCTATTCCTGGTTCGGGGATGATCTGCGTGTGTGCCAGTGCCTCGTAAAGCCCAAGGTCGAACAGACCAGCTTTGACGGCCAAGGCATGCCATGGCGTGCGGGCGGAATCACGCGGTCGTCGGCGGAGGCTATTGCGCGTGTCGATGACCGCCCGGTTTATGGGGGTACGCCGGCCGATACCTCTGTCATTCAGGCCATTCAGGCGATTGCGGAGGGCGGGCAGCAGGTCACCTTTTATCCGTTCTTGTTGATGGAAATCCTTGAGGGCAACGGTCTGCCGGACCCTTGGGGCGGATCGGAGCAGGCGGCCTTGCCGTGGCGTGGGAGGATGACGGGGGATCTTGCGCCCGGTCAAGCCGGCTCGCCTGATGGCACAGCGGCGAACCGCACGGCGGTTGAAGCGTTCTTTGGCACCGCAAAAGCCTCGCATTTCGGCGTATTCTCGGGCGGTGTCACTTACAGCGGGCCAAACGAATGGAGCTATTCGCGGTTCATTTTGCACGGGGCCGCTCTGTGCGCAGCTGCCGGCGGGGTGGAGGCCTTTTGCATCGGGTCAGAGATGCGCAGCCTTACGCAAATGCGCGACGATGAGGGCTTTCCTGCCGTTGAGAAGCTCATCGCATTGGCTGCCGAAGTGCGCGTGCTGTTGCCCAATGCCAAAATCACTTATGCGGCGGATTGGTCCGAATACTTTGGGTACAGGCCACAAGACGGGTCGGACGACGCCTTTTTCCATCTTGATGCCCTTTGGGCGGACAACAATATCGATGTGATCGCGATCGACAATTACATGCCGTTGAGCGATTGGCGCGAAGGTGTGGACCACCTCGACTATGGGAATGGGCCCCTTCATGCACTGGGTCAGCTTAAGTCCAACATCGAGGGCGGAGAAGGTTACGACTGGTACTATTCCGGGTCAGAAGCACGGCTCTCTCAACGCCGCACGAAGATCGAGGATTCTCAGGGGGAAGACTGGCTATTTCGCCATAAGGATTTGCGCAATTGGTGGACGAACGAGCATTACAATCGCGTCGGCGGTATCCGTCCGCATAACCTTTTGCCACACAGCAATTCGTTCTCGATACTTCCTTGGCGGTACCAGGTTGGCGCAAACGTAGATGCGGATGTTGCGCCGGGACCGTTCGACTCCTTTGCGGACCGTCTGAACATCGGCGTACACCCGCTTTCGGCAGCGCGGCAAACTGTTGAATGCGAAGCGGGCACCTATACCATGTCGATCTGGGTAAAGGCCGAAAATGGGGCCGAGCCGTTCCGCATGTTCACCTACAGTGTCGCGGACCACATCCAGTATAGCCCGGAATTCATTGCCACCGACACGTGGCAACGCTTCGAGCATAGCTTTGCCGTGACGGTCGATACCAATTTCCACATTGGCAATGCAATTGACGGGGCAATCCGCTCGATCCTGGTATGGGGCGCGCAAGTCGAAGCCGGATATGCGCCAGCCTCGCCTTACTTTGAAACTGGCGACAAGCCGCAACCGCTTGAGGCCACGCCCTGGGTCCCAAAATCCAAGCCAATCTGGTTTACGGAATTTGGGTGCGCTGCCATCGATAAGGCGACGAACCAGCCGAACAAGTTCCTGGACCCGAAAAGCTCGGAAAGCGATATTCCGTACTTCTCGAACGGGCGTCGCGATGATGTGATCCAAGCGCAATACTTGCGCGCGGTTATGGACTACTGGGCCGAGGATGGGCGAAATCCTCGATCGGACCAATATGATGGCGCGATGCTTGATATGTCGCGCGCTCATGCCTGGGCGTGGGACGCGCGCCCTTGGCCGGCCTTTCCCAATGATCTCGACCGTTGGACGGACGGAGCGAACTGGAAGCGGGGCCACTGGCTGACCGGGCGGCTGGATGCACAGCCCCTTGATCTCGTGGTGGCCGAAATCTGTGAACGGGCTGGGCTGACGCACTACGACGTCTCCGCATTGTATGGCTTGGTACGAGGCCATGTCTCAGCACAAACGGAAACAGCGCGGGCACGTCTGCAATCGCTGATGATGGCCTATGGATTCCAGGCGGTTGAGCGGGACGGCAAGCTTGTTTTTCTGCCGCTACCGGATGCACCGGCCAAGGTCATCGACGCGCCCGAAACAGCGCGAGATGATGATGGAGAAGGCGGTTTCACGCGCACCCGCGCGCCGGAGGCTGAAACCGTGGGTCGTTTGCGCATCGGGTTTGCAGAGGCGGAGGGCAGCTACGGCGACAAGGTCGCTGAGGCCGTTTTCCCAGGCGACGGTGCGGATCAGGTGAATGACGTGGATCTGCCGCTGGCATTGACCAGCGCAGAAGGCCAGGGGATGGCCGAACGTTGGTTGGCGGAGGGGCGCGTGGCGCAAGACACGCTGCGCTTTGCGCTGCCGCCATCGGACCGTGCGTTGGGCGCGGGCGCTTTGGTGGCCACGGAAGATGGCCATACATGGCGCGTCGACCGGGTCGAAGATCGCGGGTACAGGCAAATCGAAGCCTCCCGCGTAGAACCATCGACGGTCATCCCCTCCGACGAGGTGGAAGAGGCGGTGCGGGTCGAGCCGTTCGTGCCGCCGCTTCCCGTCACGCCCGTTTTCATGGATCTTCCGCTTTTGACCGGGGACGAGGTCGAACACGCTCCCCATCTGGCCGTGGCCGCCAGCCCGTGGCCGGGCAGCGCCGCCGTCTATTCAGCGCCTGGAACGGACGGCTTTGCGCTGAACAAGATCGTGGAGCAACCCGCCATCATCGGCACCTTGCAAACGCCTCTGTTCAAACAGAAATCCGGGCTTTGGGACCGATCTGGTTTGCTGCGGGTTGAGCTTGAAACAGGGGCCTTGTCCTCGGCTGAGATGGCGTCGGTTCTGGCTGGCGCCAACGCGGCAGCCATCGGGTCGGGTGAAGACGATGTGTGGGAGGTGATCCAGTTTGCTGAAGCAACACTGGTCGGCCCCGGAACGTGGGACATCGGGATGCGCTTGCGTGGACAGTTGGGCACCGATGGCGTCATGCCGGAGGTTTGGCCGGAAGGCTCGATCTTTGTGCTCCTGGATGCGGCTGTGACCCAGGTGGACCTGCCAAGTTCCGCTCGCGGGTTGGTGCGCACATGGCGCGTCGGACCGTCGCGCCGTGCCGTTGATGATGCGAGCTACACGGAAAAAAGCATCGCATTTCAAGGTATTGGCTTGCGTCCCTACAGCCCGGTCCATCTGCGCGCGCCTCGTGACGGTAGCGCGCGGCAGGTCAGCTGGATCCGCCGATCCCGCATTGATGCCGACAGTTGGGGCGGCACGGATGTGCCGCTAGGCGAAGCGTCTGAGCAATACATCCTGCGGGTCGTGGATGCCGGTGCGATCCGGCGCGAGGAAATCCTGACCACGCCCGCCTTCACGTACACCGATGCTATGCGCACCACTGATGGGACGCAAAGCACCTATTCCATCGGGGTCGCCCAAGTCTCCGAACGCTTCGGGGCGGGGCCATTTGCAAGGACCGAAATCAATGACTGA
- a CDS encoding peptidase: protein MSFVVSTARAWLGTPYIHQASCKGAGCDCLGLLLGIWREVHGDLPAPVPAYTNDWSEVSGEERLLEAARAHLPQKAIDDAAPGDVLIFRMRSDAVAKHVGLQSLVAPTPCFIHAYSGRGVTENALTAPWARRVAARFAFPAPGTS from the coding sequence GTGAGCTTTGTTGTCTCAACTGCGCGGGCTTGGTTGGGCACTCCCTATATCCACCAGGCGTCATGCAAGGGCGCAGGCTGCGATTGCCTGGGCCTTTTGCTGGGGATCTGGCGTGAGGTGCACGGCGATTTGCCCGCCCCGGTGCCTGCCTACACCAATGATTGGTCGGAAGTGTCAGGTGAGGAGCGCCTGCTTGAGGCCGCGCGCGCGCATTTGCCCCAAAAGGCCATCGACGATGCTGCGCCAGGCGATGTTTTGATCTTTCGCATGCGCTCCGATGCGGTGGCGAAACATGTTGGGCTGCAAAGCCTTGTCGCGCCCACGCCCTGTTTTATCCACGCTTATTCCGGGCGCGGTGTCACTGAGAATGCGTTGACGGCCCCTTGGGCGCGGCGCGTGGCGGCGCGGTTCGCCTTTCCGGCCCCCGGCACCTCCTAA
- a CDS encoding DUF2163 domain-containing protein, giving the protein MSVQALDEHLKSGTTGVSRCWRVTRSDGESYGFTDHDCDLDFDGTTFRAGTGLSAAALSQTTGLSVDNTEAVGALTDATISEDDIFAGRFDGAEVEAWLVQWGAPQNRVLQFRGSLGEITRANGAFSAELRGLAEKLNVPTGRVFQRSCPAVLGDGDCGFDLNQTGYVGEFTVTSTDGRVFTFDGQTEFEPRWFERGQMRVLTGEAAGLSGAVKLDRISDDVRTVELWDTIRADVVAGDSVRLTAGCDKRMETCRLKFNNLLNFRGFPDIPDEDWQMAHPTRMSARDGGSRR; this is encoded by the coding sequence ATGAGTGTTCAAGCGCTTGATGAACATCTGAAATCTGGCACCACGGGCGTGTCGCGCTGCTGGCGCGTAACCCGCAGTGATGGCGAAAGCTACGGCTTCACCGACCATGATTGCGACCTGGATTTTGATGGCACCACCTTTCGTGCGGGCACCGGACTGAGCGCGGCTGCATTGAGTCAGACCACCGGGCTTTCGGTCGACAATACGGAGGCCGTTGGCGCGTTGACTGATGCCACGATCTCCGAGGACGACATCTTCGCCGGTCGGTTTGACGGCGCGGAGGTTGAAGCCTGGCTTGTTCAGTGGGGCGCGCCGCAGAACCGGGTGCTGCAATTCCGTGGCTCGCTGGGTGAGATAACACGCGCGAACGGGGCGTTTTCCGCCGAATTGCGTGGTTTGGCCGAAAAATTGAACGTGCCCACCGGGCGTGTGTTTCAACGGTCATGTCCGGCGGTTCTGGGCGATGGTGATTGTGGGTTTGACCTCAACCAGACGGGCTATGTGGGCGAATTCACTGTGACGTCGACCGATGGCCGGGTTTTCACCTTTGACGGCCAGACTGAGTTTGAGCCGCGCTGGTTTGAGCGTGGGCAAATGCGCGTGTTGACGGGCGAGGCTGCGGGCCTGAGTGGCGCGGTGAAGTTGGACCGGATTTCAGATGATGTGCGCACGGTCGAGCTGTGGGACACGATCCGCGCTGATGTGGTGGCCGGGGACTCAGTGCGCCTGACGGCAGGATGCGACAAGCGGATGGAGACATGCCGCCTTAAATTCAACAACCTGCTGAATTTTCGTGGTTTTCCTGATATCCCGGATGAGGATTGGCAAATGGCCCATCCGACCCGCATGTCCGCCCGTGACGGCGGATCACGGCGGTGA
- a CDS encoding phage distal tail protein, Rcc01695 family, which yields MGFHEVRFPANLSFGSVGGPERRTDVVALTNGFEERNTPWAHSRRRYDAGVAMRSLDDISVLIDFFEARRGQLYGFRWKDWSDFKTTKPSGTPGFRDQVIAAGDGETRTFQLTKTYQSGINSYARPISKPVEGTVLAGVSVDEQVAGVHFDVNYTTGEITFVDAPPNGVEVTAGFEFDVPVRFDTDSIQTSVASFQAGEVPNVPIVEIRI from the coding sequence ATGGGATTTCATGAGGTTCGCTTCCCCGCCAACCTGAGCTTTGGCTCGGTTGGTGGGCCGGAACGGCGCACGGATGTGGTGGCGCTGACCAACGGGTTCGAGGAACGCAACACGCCCTGGGCGCATTCGCGCAGGCGTTATGACGCGGGTGTGGCGATGCGCTCGCTCGACGATATTTCGGTATTGATCGACTTCTTCGAGGCACGACGTGGCCAGCTGTACGGATTCCGTTGGAAGGACTGGTCTGATTTCAAAACGACCAAACCCTCAGGCACACCCGGTTTCCGCGATCAGGTGATTGCGGCGGGCGACGGAGAGACGAGGACCTTTCAACTCACCAAAACCTATCAGTCTGGCATCAACTCTTACGCACGGCCGATCTCCAAGCCGGTGGAGGGGACAGTTCTGGCCGGGGTGTCGGTGGATGAGCAGGTCGCAGGCGTGCATTTCGACGTGAACTACACCACGGGCGAGATCACCTTTGTCGATGCTCCGCCGAATGGTGTGGAGGTCACGGCAGGGTTCGAATTTGACGTCCCGGTGCGCTTTGACACCGACAGCATCCAGACCTCGGTTGCGTCGTTTCAAGCCGGGGAAGTGCCCAATGTTCCGATCGTGGAGATCCGGATATGA
- a CDS encoding phage tail tape measure protein — protein sequence MTEMDDTLGRFDAEIAELEQSLSGATTMAAAFQGELREMQGAMLYTGREVNSMSRAIGGGLRRAFDGVVFDGMRLSDALRSVATSMVDAAYNTAMRPVQNALGSAISNGMNGLLSGIMPFEKGGAISQGRVMPFARGGIVNGPTTFPMRGGTGLMGEAGPEAIMPLRRGPDGKLGVASAGGGGNVSVTMNITTPDVQGFRRSSSQVAAEMQRALARGQRNR from the coding sequence ATGACAGAGATGGATGACACGCTCGGTCGGTTCGATGCCGAAATTGCGGAGCTGGAGCAGAGCCTGAGCGGCGCAACCACCATGGCGGCGGCGTTCCAGGGAGAGCTGCGCGAGATGCAGGGGGCGATGCTTTACACGGGCCGCGAGGTGAACTCGATGAGCCGCGCGATTGGCGGTGGTTTGCGGCGGGCCTTCGATGGAGTGGTTTTTGATGGGATGCGCCTGTCCGATGCCTTGCGCAGCGTTGCGACGAGCATGGTGGATGCAGCCTACAACACGGCGATGCGGCCTGTGCAAAACGCCTTGGGGTCGGCGATTTCCAATGGGATGAACGGGCTGCTGTCCGGCATCATGCCGTTTGAGAAGGGCGGCGCGATCAGCCAGGGGCGTGTGATGCCTTTTGCGCGGGGTGGCATTGTGAACGGCCCCACAACCTTCCCCATGCGCGGTGGCACGGGCCTGATGGGCGAGGCAGGGCCTGAGGCGATCATGCCCCTACGCCGTGGGCCGGATGGCAAGCTCGGCGTCGCGTCTGCCGGGGGCGGCGGGAATGTCAGCGTTACGATGAACATCACAACGCCCGACGTGCAGGGCTTCCGTCGCTCATCCAGCCAGGTGGCTGCCGAGATGCAGCGCGCTTTGGCGCGTGGTCAGCGGAACCGGTAA
- a CDS encoding rcc01693 family protein — translation MSEANGFDWPALMRAAFQGLGLSPAEFWALTPTEFLILLGPESGAAPLRRDAFEALLARFPDTKDEDPDDRDG, via the coding sequence ATGAGCGAGGCCAACGGCTTTGACTGGCCCGCGTTGATGCGCGCGGCTTTTCAAGGGCTTGGCCTAAGCCCTGCTGAATTCTGGGCGCTGACCCCAACCGAATTCCTGATCCTGCTCGGCCCCGAAAGCGGGGCCGCGCCACTCAGACGTGATGCGTTCGAGGCGCTTCTGGCGCGCTTCCCTGACACGAAAGATGAGGACCCAGATGACAGAGATGGATGA